In one window of Desulfonatronospira thiodismutans ASO3-1 DNA:
- a CDS encoding GGDEF domain-containing protein, translating into MPKTESHIFLISSDAELYTTLKSICSHAQWTVFERGRGAIELLFNSPPDLLIVDNKMPDLQGTELIRIFKSENVYRQVPVVLCLDREEVDAGPDLAALEVDDFLVKPLDPGESRLRLELIMARASWELDANPLTKLPGNTSIIQKIQDMLDRQQEFALAYADLDNFKSFNDKYGFSRGDEVLMMTARVIVNTIRAFAGMESFVGHVGGDDFVFIVPPDKAESVCSMLVQNFDGIVPNFYDPEDLKQGGIHSTTRDGKASFFPLMAVSIAVVFNKKGELTHYGEASEKAMNLKSIAKKEPGSSYVLDRRQPA; encoded by the coding sequence ATGCCCAAAACTGAAAGCCATATTTTCCTTATTTCCTCGGATGCAGAACTTTATACCACCCTCAAGTCCATCTGCTCCCATGCCCAGTGGACGGTTTTTGAACGTGGCCGGGGGGCCATCGAGCTTCTTTTCAACAGCCCGCCTGATTTATTGATAGTAGACAACAAGATGCCGGACCTGCAAGGCACGGAACTTATCAGGATATTCAAGAGCGAAAATGTCTACCGCCAGGTTCCGGTGGTCCTCTGCCTGGACCGCGAAGAAGTTGACGCAGGACCGGACCTGGCCGCCCTGGAGGTGGACGATTTCCTGGTAAAGCCGCTGGATCCCGGTGAAAGCAGGCTCAGGCTGGAGCTTATCATGGCCAGGGCATCCTGGGAACTGGATGCCAACCCCCTGACCAAGCTCCCGGGCAATACCTCCATCATCCAAAAGATCCAGGACATGCTGGACAGGCAACAGGAGTTCGCCCTGGCCTATGCTGACCTGGACAACTTCAAGTCTTTCAACGACAAGTACGGCTTTTCCAGGGGGGACGAAGTCCTCATGATGACCGCCCGGGTGATTGTAAACACCATCCGGGCCTTTGCCGGCATGGAGTCCTTTGTGGGTCACGTGGGAGGCGACGACTTTGTTTTCATTGTCCCCCCGGACAAGGCCGAAAGCGTCTGCTCCATGCTGGTACAGAATTTCGACGGCATCGTGCCCAACTTTTACGACCCCGAAGACCTGAAGCAGGGAGGAATTCATTCCACCACCCGGGATGGCAAGGCAAGTTTTTTCCCCTTGATGGCCGTATCCATAGCCGTGGTTTTCAACAAAAAAGGCGAACTTACTCACTACGGAGAGGCCTCGGAAAAGGCCATGAACCTGAAAAGCATAGCCAAGAAAGAACCTGGAAGCTCCTATGTCCTGGATCGCAGACAGCCTGCCTGA
- a CDS encoding tyrosine recombinase XerC, protein MSWIADSLPDEATAFLAHLDVEKGFSGATLQAYSKDLLQWEEFLQTRNKTCASPQDIVRADVHAFLVQMHKLNLSKSSMARKLSSLRTFFRFLQKQKIIQQNPCTGVRNPKQEKPQPGVLNVDQALEMVQAQLEPSPRNTRDLALAEVLYGSGLRVSEALSLDLDDVDQGQSLVRVQGKGRKERLAFLTRPGLERLSQYIALRHAFEPDLREKALFLGMRGGRLHRREAVRIIQRLGQIFARAQGVSPHTLRHSFATHMLQAGADLRIVQELLGHSRISTTQRYTHLNLDQVMQTYDKAHPLAREKDKNQDG, encoded by the coding sequence ATGTCCTGGATCGCAGACAGCCTGCCTGATGAAGCAACGGCATTTCTGGCCCATCTGGATGTGGAAAAGGGGTTCTCCGGGGCAACCCTGCAGGCTTATTCCAAAGACCTGTTGCAGTGGGAAGAATTTCTGCAGACCAGAAACAAGACCTGCGCCAGCCCTCAGGATATTGTCCGGGCGGACGTGCACGCCTTTCTGGTACAAATGCACAAACTGAACCTTTCCAAGTCCTCCATGGCCCGAAAGCTTTCCTCCCTGCGAACTTTTTTCCGTTTCCTGCAAAAACAGAAAATCATCCAGCAAAACCCCTGCACCGGGGTCCGCAATCCCAAACAGGAAAAACCCCAGCCCGGGGTTCTGAACGTGGACCAGGCCCTGGAAATGGTCCAGGCCCAACTGGAACCAAGCCCCAGAAACACAAGGGACCTGGCCCTGGCCGAGGTGCTCTACGGTTCCGGGCTGCGCGTAAGCGAGGCCCTGAGCCTGGACCTGGACGACGTGGACCAGGGCCAGAGCCTAGTGCGTGTCCAGGGCAAGGGACGCAAGGAAAGGCTGGCCTTTCTCACCCGGCCCGGGCTGGAGAGACTCAGCCAGTACATTGCCCTGCGCCACGCCTTTGAGCCTGATCTCCGGGAAAAGGCCCTCTTCCTGGGCATGCGGGGGGGGCGTCTGCACCGCCGGGAGGCGGTCAGGATCATCCAGCGCCTGGGACAGATATTTGCCAGGGCCCAAGGCGTAAGCCCCCACACTCTGCGGCACAGTTTTGCCACGCATATGCTTCAGGCAGGTGCGGACCTGCGCATTGTTCAGGAACTTCTGGGGCACAGCCGCATTTCCACCACCCAGCGCTACACCCATTTAAACCTGGACCAGGTCATGCAGACTTATGACAAGGCCCATCCCCTGGCCCGGGAAAAAGACAAAAATCAGGACGGCTGA
- the ahbB gene encoding siroheme decarboxylase subunit beta produces MTPVDFSEQEREVLRIVQADLPDTQSPFADIAAMAGISEQEVLDLLQNLKERGIIRRFGATLRHQQAGYGHNAMVAWYVDDTMDIRHVGKIMSRRSEITHCYERASCMDWPYNLYTMVHGRSPEHCTRVVYELARETGVEQYEMLFSYKELKKTSMSYF; encoded by the coding sequence ATGACTCCAGTGGATTTCTCGGAACAGGAAAGAGAAGTGCTTCGAATTGTTCAGGCCGACCTGCCCGACACCCAGTCACCTTTTGCCGACATAGCCGCCATGGCAGGCATATCGGAGCAAGAGGTCCTGGATCTGTTGCAGAATCTCAAAGAGCGGGGCATTATCCGCAGATTCGGGGCTACCCTGAGGCACCAGCAGGCCGGATACGGTCACAACGCCATGGTGGCCTGGTACGTTGACGATACCATGGATATACGGCATGTAGGAAAAATCATGTCCAGGCGCTCGGAAATAACTCACTGCTACGAGCGGGCAAGCTGCATGGACTGGCCTTACAACCTGTACACCATGGTCCACGGGCGCAGCCCGGAGCACTGCACCCGGGTGGTTTATGAACTGGCCCGGGAAACCGGTGTGGAACAGTATGAAATGCTTTTCAGCTACAAAGAGCTTAAAAAAACCTCCATGAGCTATTTTTAA
- the hemL gene encoding glutamate-1-semialdehyde 2,1-aminomutase → MSISQDLFNTARELIPGGVNSPVRAGSVGMHPLFIARAQGAYMYSQEGDPYIDYVMSWGPMILGHNHPRVRKALEDALQNGTSFGAPCKPEIDLAQEIIDALPGVEMVRMVNSGTEATMSALRLARGYTGRSRVIKFTGCFHGHVDAFLASAGSGAVSIPGTPGVPDEVVAQTLLADYNNLEQVQELFTRYGSDIAAIFVEPAAGNMGLVPPQPGFLEGLRRLADEYGALLVFDEVITGFRLSYSGAQGYYNVIPDLTCLGKIIGGGLPVGAYGGKREIMNKIAPAGEVYQAGTLAGNPLAMTAGLTTLQALKEHDYNYLEEKTSELAQKLKEVLAEKGLPVQLNLLGSLFTLFFTPDPVTDLTSAKKSDQELFRKFYTGMREQGIYLAPLNYECAFNSFAHGPKEWEKTLESAKNLKF, encoded by the coding sequence ATGAGTATTTCCCAGGATCTTTTCAATACCGCCAGAGAATTGATTCCCGGCGGCGTCAACAGCCCGGTACGCGCCGGGAGTGTGGGCATGCACCCCCTGTTCATTGCCAGGGCCCAGGGTGCTTACATGTATAGCCAGGAAGGAGACCCCTATATCGATTATGTTATGTCCTGGGGTCCCATGATCCTGGGCCACAACCATCCCCGGGTACGCAAGGCCCTGGAGGATGCCCTGCAAAACGGCACCAGCTTCGGAGCCCCCTGCAAGCCCGAAATAGATCTGGCTCAAGAAATTATTGATGCCCTGCCGGGCGTGGAAATGGTGCGCATGGTCAATTCCGGAACCGAGGCCACCATGTCCGCCCTGCGTCTGGCCCGGGGATATACCGGCAGATCCAGGGTGATAAAATTTACCGGGTGCTTCCATGGCCACGTGGACGCCTTTCTGGCCAGCGCAGGATCAGGAGCGGTGAGCATTCCCGGCACTCCCGGGGTGCCGGATGAGGTGGTGGCCCAGACCCTGCTGGCGGATTACAACAACCTGGAACAGGTCCAGGAGCTGTTTACCAGATACGGCTCAGACATTGCAGCCATTTTTGTGGAGCCCGCTGCCGGTAATATGGGACTTGTTCCTCCTCAGCCTGGATTTCTTGAGGGGCTGCGCAGGCTGGCGGATGAGTATGGCGCGCTTTTGGTCTTCGACGAGGTGATCACCGGCTTCAGGCTCTCCTATTCCGGTGCCCAGGGCTATTATAACGTGATCCCGGACCTTACCTGCCTGGGCAAGATCATTGGAGGTGGACTCCCTGTCGGGGCCTACGGAGGCAAGCGTGAAATCATGAACAAAATCGCCCCGGCTGGAGAGGTTTATCAGGCCGGGACCCTGGCCGGGAACCCTCTGGCCATGACCGCCGGACTGACAACCCTGCAGGCCCTCAAAGAGCATGATTATAACTACTTAGAGGAGAAAACCAGTGAACTGGCTCAAAAGCTCAAAGAGGTTCTGGCAGAAAAAGGGCTGCCGGTTCAGCTCAATCTTCTGGGTTCCCTGTTTACACTGTTTTTCACCCCGGATCCGGTTACGGACCTGACATCGGCCAAAAAATCCGATCAGGAACTTTTCCGCAAATTCTACACCGGGATGCGGGAACAGGGTATTTACCTGGCTCCTCTCAACTATGAGTGCGCTTTCAATTCATTCGCCCACGGCCCCAAAGAGTGGGAAAAGACCCTGGAGTCCGCCAAAAACCTCAAGTTCTAA
- a CDS encoding cytochrome c3 family protein — translation MRKSMVIGMICAFFVGFVLLPSLYAGLTERHERLDQDMEYEFGSYADEWLLYAPEEYGEMREAPSPFSHTVHGDFDCGECHHDEEGEPWDGTYEIKGCMSEGCHDMAVAEEPQDRRDIRYFYKAYHDLCMTGCHRDLARAGEESGPTACPECHPKD, via the coding sequence ATGAGAAAATCCATGGTGATCGGTATGATCTGTGCTTTTTTTGTGGGCTTCGTGCTGCTGCCCAGCCTCTACGCCGGACTGACGGAACGACATGAGAGACTGGACCAGGACATGGAGTACGAGTTCGGCTCATATGCTGACGAATGGCTGCTCTATGCTCCCGAGGAGTACGGCGAAATGAGAGAGGCCCCGTCACCCTTTTCCCACACTGTTCATGGAGATTTTGACTGCGGCGAATGCCACCATGACGAAGAAGGGGAACCCTGGGACGGCACATACGAAATCAAGGGATGCATGAGCGAGGGCTGTCACGACATGGCCGTGGCTGAAGAGCCCCAGGACAGAAGAGACATCAGGTACTTCTACAAGGCCTATCATGACCTGTGCATGACCGGCTGCCACCGCGACCTGGCCAGGGCCGGAGAAGAGTCCGGGCCTACAGCATGTCCCGAGTGTCATCCAAAGGATTAA
- a CDS encoding ubiquinone/menaquinone biosynthesis methyltransferase — translation MTDSRHSRKVAGLFSSIAPWYDFLNHFLSLGQDFYWRRRLAGHIRLADQGTAADLAAGTMDVTKEILRHNPGSQVLALDYTRPMLVRGQHKLEKYRQDFLPVQADGRYLPLPDASVHCVSIAFGIRNIVPRIQACKEILRVLRPGGRLCILEFGTGKKRIWGGVYNFYLSRVLPLLGRLISRDREAYTYLAQTIAGFPDEDRLSRELKQAGFSRIFYYPMCSGIVYVHVAQKPGP, via the coding sequence ATGACCGATTCCCGGCACAGCCGGAAAGTAGCCGGCTTATTCAGCAGCATAGCCCCCTGGTATGACTTTCTGAACCATTTTCTAAGCCTGGGGCAGGATTTTTACTGGCGTCGCAGGCTTGCAGGACACATTCGCCTGGCTGACCAAGGCACTGCTGCAGACCTGGCCGCCGGCACCATGGATGTTACTAAGGAAATCCTGCGCCATAACCCCGGCAGCCAGGTGCTTGCCCTGGATTACACCAGGCCCATGCTGGTCAGAGGGCAGCACAAGCTGGAGAAATACAGGCAGGATTTTTTACCTGTCCAGGCTGACGGCCGTTATTTGCCCCTGCCTGATGCAAGCGTACACTGCGTCAGCATAGCCTTTGGAATCCGCAACATTGTACCGCGTATCCAGGCCTGCAAAGAAATCCTTAGAGTACTAAGGCCCGGCGGCAGGCTCTGTATCCTGGAGTTCGGCACAGGAAAAAAAAGAATCTGGGGCGGGGTGTACAATTTCTATCTGTCCCGGGTACTGCCCCTGCTGGGCCGGCTTATCTCCAGGGATAGAGAGGCTTACACCTATCTGGCCCAAACCATCGCCGGTTTTCCGGATGAGGACAGGCTCTCCCGGGAACTTAAACAGGCCGGATTTTCCAGGATTTTTTACTACCCCATGTGCTCCGGGATAGTATACGTTCACGTGGCCCAGAAACCCGGTCCCTGA
- a CDS encoding DUF2065 domain-containing protein, which yields MQFDLTLFLSALGLAFILESIPYFLFAERMPGILSTLAQQSPSNLRRLGFTGLVLGVLVIFLGQSF from the coding sequence ATGCAATTCGATCTGACTCTATTTTTAAGTGCCCTGGGTCTGGCTTTCATTCTGGAAAGCATCCCCTATTTTCTGTTTGCGGAAAGAATGCCCGGTATCCTGAGCACTCTGGCCCAGCAGAGTCCATCCAATCTTCGCCGCCTGGGCTTTACCGGACTTGTGCTTGGGGTGCTGGTTATTTTTCTGGGACAGAGTTTTTAG
- the mqnB gene encoding futalosine hydrolase, translating into MILFTAATLKELKHFCSSMSGFDFQGSTGHCTWRKHTRMLLLTCGVGPLNAALGLQSFLAAHPQTDMVINTGIAGSYDLDLLPIGSVCVASAEIWPEYGIRTGPGPADPELLGFPLSGQDTSPVWNRIELDPRQMSNYGDVFNETLPAGWTAAASLTVAGVSGTLEVARELAGTFNAGMENMEGFALAYVCRNKKIPFSEVRTISNLAGSRNSRDWNFRDAFSSLARLPAQMFKNG; encoded by the coding sequence ATGATTCTTTTTACCGCCGCAACCCTGAAGGAACTCAAGCACTTCTGCAGCAGCATGTCCGGGTTTGATTTTCAGGGCAGCACAGGGCATTGTACCTGGAGAAAACACACCCGCATGCTTCTTTTAACCTGCGGCGTAGGCCCTTTGAATGCAGCCCTGGGTCTACAGAGTTTTCTGGCGGCGCATCCGCAAACAGACATGGTCATAAACACAGGCATAGCCGGCAGCTATGACCTGGACCTGCTTCCCATAGGTTCTGTCTGCGTGGCTTCAGCCGAGATCTGGCCTGAATACGGAATCCGCACCGGACCCGGACCGGCGGACCCGGAACTTCTGGGATTTCCTTTAAGCGGCCAGGATACAAGCCCTGTCTGGAACAGGATTGAGCTTGATCCACGGCAGATGTCCAATTATGGTGATGTCTTTAATGAGACGTTGCCTGCAGGCTGGACCGCGGCAGCCTCGCTCACTGTGGCCGGAGTCAGCGGAACTTTGGAAGTCGCCCGGGAGCTTGCCGGGACCTTCAACGCCGGCATGGAAAACATGGAGGGCTTTGCTCTGGCCTATGTCTGCAGGAACAAAAAAATTCCTTTTTCAGAAGTAAGAACCATCTCCAACCTGGCCGGCTCCAGAAACAGCCGGGACTGGAATTTCAGGGATGCTTTCAGCTCCCTGGCCAGACTGCCTGCACAGATGTTCAAAAATGGATGA
- a CDS encoding 1,4-dihydroxy-6-naphthoate synthase: MPEIRTLNVAISPCPNDTFIFGAWILGLVPDLEGCRSRFAWRDVDLLNQWARKNYCSLVKVSAGQALDLQDEYFILSSGAAFGLSHGPKLVARRGLKTRPGVIAVPGLQTTACSLLKAALDYDFEALPMPFDQIVNCLEQGHVDAGLLIHETALIYQQYHLELLLDLGSWWGEEAGDLPLPLGCIIMRKDLGQALKDRVEEQIRCSLDTARQRQPELMPLISHLAQEMDTDVIDRHIRAYVNQYSRDMGRPGKEALQKLQQLKTSMSDPSDRSDTSDKSDKSDTSDKLRQNPLNPTHSNK, translated from the coding sequence ATGCCTGAAATAAGAACCTTGAACGTGGCCATATCTCCCTGTCCCAATGATACTTTTATTTTCGGGGCCTGGATTCTGGGTCTTGTTCCGGACCTGGAGGGATGCAGGAGCAGATTTGCCTGGAGGGATGTGGACCTTTTAAACCAGTGGGCCCGGAAAAACTACTGCAGCCTTGTCAAGGTGTCCGCCGGCCAGGCCCTGGACCTGCAGGATGAGTATTTTATACTGTCCAGCGGTGCAGCCTTTGGCCTGAGCCATGGACCAAAACTCGTGGCCCGCAGAGGCCTAAAAACCAGACCAGGTGTTATCGCCGTACCCGGACTGCAGACCACTGCCTGCAGTCTGCTTAAAGCTGCCCTGGATTATGATTTTGAGGCCCTGCCCATGCCTTTTGATCAAATCGTTAATTGCCTGGAGCAGGGCCATGTGGATGCAGGACTCCTGATCCACGAAACTGCCCTGATCTACCAGCAATACCACCTGGAGCTGCTTCTGGACCTGGGCTCGTGGTGGGGGGAAGAAGCAGGAGATCTGCCCCTTCCCCTGGGTTGCATCATCATGCGCAAAGACCTGGGCCAGGCCCTGAAAGACCGCGTAGAGGAACAGATCCGCTGCAGCCTGGACACGGCCCGGCAAAGACAGCCTGAACTGATGCCCCTGATCTCGCATCTGGCTCAGGAAATGGACACTGATGTCATTGACAGACACATCAGGGCCTATGTCAACCAGTACAGCCGGGATATGGGCCGACCGGGCAAAGAGGCCCTGCAAAAGCTGCAGCAATTGAAGACATCCATGTCCGACCCGTCAGACAGGTCAGACACGTCAGACAAGTCAGACAAGTCGGACACATCAGACAAACTCCGACAAAACCCCCTAAACCCAACACACTCAAATAAATGA
- a CDS encoding polyprenyl synthetase family protein has protein sequence MSKLSDFFSRELPRINATLEQELAQLNPLVKEVGEHILLSGGKRLRPMLTILTARCLGYQDQDIYPLACSLEFLHSATLIHDDILDSADTRRGQTACHLAFGLHRTVLAGDALLALANLIVARYDIPAMNYCVAQAIMRTATGEVEEIAQIRSPRPDRTAYLEIIQGKTADLIRAACSCGAMLARADQERLDHADSFGFNVGMAFQLVDDALDYAADHELLGKPLGGDLREGKITLPLILYLQTLQKDQQGEILHKMAHDLLCDHEMQQIIGQIQEMGLDTKVREEAGKYLQLAGQALESFPDAPEKYLLQEIVEVVRSRKF, from the coding sequence ATGAGCAAACTAAGCGACTTCTTCAGCCGGGAACTTCCCCGGATAAACGCTACCCTGGAGCAGGAACTGGCTCAGCTGAACCCTCTGGTCAAGGAAGTGGGTGAACACATCCTGTTATCAGGCGGCAAGCGGCTTCGTCCCATGCTGACCATACTCACAGCCAGATGCCTGGGCTATCAGGATCAGGATATCTATCCCCTGGCCTGCTCCCTGGAATTCTTGCATTCCGCGACACTTATCCACGACGATATCCTGGACAGTGCCGACACCCGCAGGGGACAGACCGCCTGTCATCTGGCCTTCGGGCTGCACCGCACAGTGCTGGCCGGGGACGCCCTGCTGGCCCTGGCCAACCTTATCGTGGCCAGATACGATATCCCGGCCATGAATTACTGCGTGGCCCAGGCCATTATGCGCACTGCCACCGGAGAGGTGGAGGAAATAGCCCAGATCCGCAGCCCCAGGCCGGACAGAACAGCCTACCTGGAGATTATCCAGGGCAAAACAGCAGATCTTATCCGGGCCGCCTGCAGCTGCGGGGCCATGCTGGCCCGGGCCGACCAGGAAAGACTCGACCATGCCGACAGTTTCGGATTTAATGTAGGCATGGCCTTTCAACTGGTGGACGACGCCCTGGATTATGCAGCCGATCATGAACTCCTGGGAAAACCTCTGGGAGGCGACCTCAGGGAAGGCAAGATTACTTTACCCCTGATACTTTATCTGCAGACCCTGCAGAAAGATCAGCAGGGTGAAATTCTGCACAAAATGGCCCATGACCTCCTTTGCGACCATGAGATGCAGCAGATCATCGGTCAAATCCAGGAAATGGGCCTGGACACAAAGGTCCGGGAAGAGGCAGGCAAATACCTGCAGCTGGCCGGGCAGGCCCTTGAGTCTTTCCCGGATGCACCGGAGAAGTACCTTTTGCAGGAAATCGTTGAAGTGGTCAGAAGCAGGAAGTTTTAA
- a CDS encoding phosphoribosylformylglycinamidine synthase subunit PurS, protein MALKLELDLLEHVRDVQGEGIARRINQHLGISVDSVRMITCYTISGVQKSQKQEILDRHILSDPVLHKPAFNPLAADFDWIIEVGFKPGVTDNEGRTAARALEQALTEPGPDIRVYTSRQYLINARLDREQATRIARDLLANELIHRYEIKDHQEWSSRPGFTPVEAKVTGIPSDEVSAVTLENLSDEDLMQLSREMVLALSLEEMHTIRDYYRGEQVRTIRQDLGLPLDPTDVELECLAQTWSEHCKHKIFNARIDYHNAETGSRSTINSLFDTYIASSTRDIRRQKKDQDFCRSVFKDNAGVIAFDQDLDVCIKVETHNSPSALDPYGGALTGIVGVNRDPMGTGMGADLLCNTDVFCFASPFYDQPLPPRLLHPRRVMEGVREGVEHGGNKSGIPTVNGAVVFEPRYLGKPLVFCGTVGSIPARINHKPGYEKKAMPSDLIVMTGGRIGKDGIHGATFSSEELHSGSPATAVQIGDPITQRKMYDFIIRARDLGLYNAITDNGAGGLSSSVGEMAEDTGGCDLDLSLAPLKYDGLRPWEILLSEAQERMTLAVPPDRLQEFMDLAREMDVEATVLGSFNDQGSFMVRYEDRVVGCLDMHFLHHGLSRMHLKAVWNRPDLPCHISADLDESRAGDLLLDMLSRLNICSREYIIRQYDHEVQGGSVIKPLVGVNRDGPGDAAVIRPVLSSEKGLVISNGICPKYSDLDTYWMMANAIDEAVRNNVATGGDMRHMAGVDNFCWCDPVQSPKTPDGHYKLAQLVRANQALAHFCRGYGVPCISGKDSMKNDYMDQDLKISIPPTVLFSVISVIQDINLCLSSDFKSPDQDIYVLGLTRDELGGSELSYQLDMQGGQVPQVDMLSSRLRYHTFHQAASKRLVSACHDLSDGGLGVALAEMAIGGRIGASVDISLVPARPRDLPWWKILYSESAGRFIVTAPIQNRQELQDMFKGQFLARIGCTTGGSELEINMQDRTLCRLDVSRMARAWQKTLDW, encoded by the coding sequence ATGGCGCTCAAGCTGGAACTGGACCTGCTGGAACATGTACGCGACGTACAGGGCGAAGGGATTGCCCGCAGGATTAACCAACACCTGGGAATTTCTGTAGACAGCGTACGCATGATCACCTGCTATACCATATCAGGTGTCCAAAAATCCCAGAAACAGGAAATCCTGGACAGGCATATCCTGTCCGACCCTGTACTGCATAAGCCGGCCTTTAACCCCCTGGCCGCTGACTTCGACTGGATAATCGAGGTGGGATTCAAGCCGGGTGTAACAGACAACGAAGGCCGCACCGCAGCCAGGGCCCTGGAGCAGGCCCTGACAGAACCAGGCCCCGACATCCGGGTCTACACCAGCAGGCAGTACCTCATAAATGCCCGCCTGGACAGGGAACAGGCCACCAGGATCGCCAGAGATCTCCTGGCCAACGAACTCATCCACCGTTATGAAATAAAGGATCATCAGGAATGGTCAAGCAGGCCGGGCTTTACCCCGGTGGAGGCAAAAGTCACCGGTATTCCCAGCGATGAAGTGTCTGCAGTCACCCTTGAAAATTTGAGCGATGAAGACCTGATGCAGCTCAGCCGGGAAATGGTCCTGGCCCTGAGCCTGGAGGAGATGCATACCATCAGGGATTATTACCGGGGTGAACAGGTCCGGACCATAAGGCAGGACCTGGGCCTGCCCCTGGATCCAACGGATGTGGAACTGGAATGTCTTGCCCAGACCTGGTCCGAGCACTGCAAGCACAAGATCTTCAACGCCCGCATTGACTATCACAATGCTGAAACCGGGAGCAGAAGCACCATCAACAGCCTGTTTGACACGTACATAGCCTCGAGCACCCGGGACATACGCAGGCAGAAAAAGGACCAGGACTTCTGCCGCTCTGTTTTCAAGGACAACGCCGGGGTCATAGCCTTTGACCAGGACCTGGACGTGTGCATCAAAGTGGAGACCCACAACAGCCCCTCGGCCCTGGACCCTTACGGCGGGGCCCTGACCGGCATAGTCGGGGTCAACCGCGATCCCATGGGTACCGGCATGGGGGCGGACCTTCTGTGCAATACCGATGTATTCTGCTTTGCCTCGCCATTTTATGACCAGCCCCTGCCCCCGCGGCTTCTGCACCCCAGGCGGGTCATGGAGGGCGTGCGCGAGGGAGTGGAGCACGGGGGCAACAAGTCCGGCATCCCGACTGTCAACGGTGCGGTGGTCTTCGAACCCAGATACCTGGGCAAACCCCTGGTTTTCTGCGGCACCGTGGGCAGCATCCCGGCCAGGATCAACCATAAGCCTGGTTATGAAAAAAAGGCCATGCCCAGCGACCTGATCGTCATGACTGGCGGGCGTATCGGCAAGGACGGCATCCATGGAGCCACTTTTTCCTCCGAGGAGCTGCACTCCGGCTCCCCGGCCACCGCCGTGCAGATCGGGGATCCCATCACCCAGCGCAAGATGTACGACTTTATCATCAGGGCCAGGGACCTGGGCCTGTATAATGCCATAACCGACAACGGAGCCGGCGGGCTTTCATCTTCAGTGGGGGAGATGGCCGAGGACACCGGTGGGTGCGATCTGGATCTGAGCCTGGCTCCCCTTAAATACGACGGACTGCGTCCCTGGGAAATACTTCTGTCCGAGGCCCAGGAGCGCATGACCCTGGCCGTACCTCCGGACAGGCTGCAGGAATTCATGGACCTGGCCCGGGAAATGGACGTAGAGGCTACGGTACTTGGCAGCTTCAACGACCAGGGCAGTTTTATGGTCCGCTACGAGGACCGGGTGGTGGGCTGCCTGGACATGCATTTTCTGCATCACGGCCTTTCCCGTATGCACCTCAAGGCCGTGTGGAACCGCCCCGACCTGCCCTGTCATATCTCTGCAGACCTGGATGAGTCCCGGGCCGGGGATCTTTTGCTGGACATGCTCTCCCGGCTCAATATCTGCTCCAGAGAATACATTATCCGCCAGTACGACCACGAGGTCCAGGGCGGCAGCGTCATCAAGCCCTTAGTGGGGGTAAACCGTGACGGCCCCGGGGACGCTGCGGTGATCCGCCCGGTCCTTTCCAGTGAAAAGGGTCTGGTGATCTCCAACGGGATCTGTCCCAAATACAGCGATCTGGACACCTACTGGATGATGGCCAATGCCATTGACGAGGCCGTGCGCAACAACGTGGCCACAGGTGGAGACATGAGGCATATGGCCGGCGTGGACAACTTCTGCTGGTGCGACCCGGTACAGTCCCCAAAGACCCCGGACGGACACTACAAGCTGGCCCAGCTGGTGCGGGCCAACCAGGCCCTGGCCCATTTCTGCCGCGGGTACGGGGTGCCCTGCATTTCGGGCAAGGATTCCATGAAAAACGACTATATGGACCAGGATCTGAAAATATCCATCCCGCCCACGGTACTCTTCTCGGTGATAAGCGTTATTCAGGATATAAACCTGTGCCTGAGCAGCGATTTCAAGTCCCCGGACCAGGATATCTATGTGCTTGGACTGACACGCGACGAACTGGGAGGAAGCGAACTGAGTTACCAGCTGGACATGCAGGGCGGCCAGGTCCCTCAGGTGGACATGCTGTCCAGCCGCCTGCGCTACCATACCTTTCACCAGGCGGCATCAAAGCGCCTGGTAAGCGCCTGCCACGACCTTTCAGACGGCGGCCTGGGAGTGGCCCTGGCGGAAATGGCCATAGGCGGGCGTATCGGGGCCAGCGTGGATATCTCCCTGGTGCCGGCCAGACCCAGGGATCTGCCCTGGTGGAAAATCCTTTACAGCGAATCCGCAGGTCGTTTTATTGTCACCGCCCCCATCCAGAACAGGCAGGAGCTGCAGGATATGTTCAAGGGCCAGTTCCTGGCCCGCATAGGCTGCACCACCGGGGGATCTGAACTGGAGATAAACATGCAGGACAGGACACTTTGCAGGCTGGACGTAAGCCGTATGGCCCGGGCCTGGCAGAAGACCCTGGACTGGTAG